The following are encoded in a window of Octopus sinensis linkage group LG23, ASM634580v1, whole genome shotgun sequence genomic DNA:
- the LOC115223704 gene encoding uncharacterized protein LOC115223704, with product MGGTTFLMAEDFRQTLPVVRVGTRADEVNACIKHSYVWHSVINRHLQTNMRVHLHGGVESEAFAKHLLDLGDGVLPFVDDEHIRLPFGNFVPNVEELIRAVLPDGETNFQDLDWLRARAILSPHNTTADATNKQMYIKLKNISRALIRLDVPPNFKRNISAPQVLDVPPNFKRNISAPQV from the exons atgggtgGAACTACGTTTCTCATGGCAGAAGATTTTCGACAAACTCTTCCTGTTGTCCGAGTAGGCACTAGAGCCGATGAGgttaatgcatgtataaagcatTCTTATGTGTGGCACAGTGTTATCAATCGCCATCTTCAAACAAACATGAGAGTCCACCTACATGGTGGTGTGGAGTCTGAGGCTTTCGCAAAACACCTATTAGATCTTGGTGATGGAGTTTTGCCTTTCGTTGATGATGAGCATATTCGGTTGCCTTTTGGGAATTTCGTTCCAAATGTAGAAGAACTTATAAGAGCCGTTTTACCTGACGGCGAAACCAACTTCCAGGATCTCGATTGGCTAAGAGCAAGAGCTATTCTATCGCCTCATAATACAACAGCTGAtgctacaaataaacaa ATGTATATCAAACTAAAGAATATATCACGAGCTTTAATACG tttagatGTACCGCCAAATTTTAAAAGGAATATAAGTGCACCGCAAGT tttagatGTACCGCCAAATTTTAAAAGGAATATAAGTGCACCGCAAGTGTAA